A stretch of Macadamia integrifolia cultivar HAES 741 chromosome 7, SCU_Mint_v3, whole genome shotgun sequence DNA encodes these proteins:
- the LOC122083560 gene encoding uncharacterized protein LOC122083560: MGMVGLRLWWFIFFAMAIATFVAARNTILLSPGKQDIAEVAMETAQLHVHHGGEEGIRRSLKVSLNDYSEPSANHGHDPKNKGSSGSSSSSGSHKSRDTNGSTP, encoded by the exons atggggatGGTGGGACtaaggttatggtggttcaTCTTCTTTGCGATGGCGATTGCTACCTTTGTTGCTGCCCGAAACACCATTTTGCTGTCACCAG GTAAACAGGATATAGCAGAGGTAGCGATGGAGACGGCTCAGCTTCACGTTCATcatggaggagaagaaggaataaGGAGGTCTCTGAAGGTGAGCTTAAACGATTACAGTGAGCCTTCAGCAAACCACGGGCACGACCCAAAGAACAAAGGCAGCAGTGGCAGTAGTAGTAGCAGTGGAAGTCACAAGAGCCGTGACACCAACGGCAGTACTCCATGA